One genomic segment of Agromyces intestinalis includes these proteins:
- a CDS encoding cation:proton antiporter translates to MHETTLLLIEVGALLLGMSLLGRLAIRFGVSPIPVYLLLGLAFGEGGVLPLDASEEFFQVGSEIGVILLLALLGLEYTAEELFGGLKSSRAAGLVDGLLNALPGAAFAFLLGWGPIAAVALAGVTWVSSSGVIAKLLRDLGRLSNRETPGILAVLVIEDLAMAFYLPVLSAIVVGVSLLQGAISVAIAVAVVVVILYVALRHGHVVSRLFPADEFEPLLLGVLGLTMLVAGLAAEVSVSAAVGAFLVGIALSGRVAENASQVLTPLRDLFAAIFFVFFGLTTDWSALVSMLLPALGLAVVTIATKVLTGMYTARRAGVGLLGQWRAGFALTPRGEFSIVIAGLAVGAGVTPALAPLATAYVLITIVAGTFLARLPDAAWFRAAVRRQAVRPPV, encoded by the coding sequence ATGCACGAGACCACGCTGCTCCTGATCGAGGTCGGCGCGCTGCTTCTCGGCATGAGCCTGCTCGGCCGGCTCGCGATCCGGTTCGGCGTCTCGCCGATTCCCGTGTACCTGTTGCTCGGCCTCGCGTTCGGAGAGGGCGGCGTGCTGCCGCTCGACGCGAGCGAGGAGTTCTTCCAGGTCGGCTCCGAGATCGGGGTCATCCTGCTGCTGGCGCTCCTCGGCCTCGAGTACACCGCCGAAGAGCTGTTCGGCGGGCTCAAGTCCTCGCGCGCCGCCGGCCTCGTCGACGGCCTGTTGAACGCACTGCCCGGCGCCGCGTTCGCGTTCCTGCTGGGATGGGGTCCGATCGCGGCGGTCGCACTCGCCGGCGTGACCTGGGTGTCGTCGTCGGGCGTGATCGCGAAGCTGCTCCGCGATCTCGGTCGTCTCTCGAACCGCGAGACGCCGGGCATCCTCGCCGTGCTGGTGATCGAAGACCTCGCGATGGCGTTCTATCTGCCGGTGCTCTCGGCGATCGTGGTGGGAGTGAGCCTGCTGCAGGGCGCGATCTCGGTCGCGATCGCGGTGGCCGTGGTCGTGGTCATCCTCTACGTGGCGCTGCGCCACGGGCACGTCGTATCGAGGCTCTTCCCCGCCGACGAGTTCGAGCCGCTGCTGCTCGGCGTGCTCGGCCTCACGATGCTCGTCGCGGGCCTGGCCGCCGAGGTCAGCGTGTCGGCCGCGGTCGGCGCGTTCCTCGTGGGCATCGCGCTTTCGGGCCGGGTGGCCGAGAACGCGAGCCAGGTGCTGACACCGCTGCGCGATCTGTTCGCGGCGATCTTCTTCGTGTTCTTCGGGCTGACGACCGACTGGTCGGCCCTGGTGTCGATGCTGCTGCCCGCGCTCGGGCTGGCCGTCGTCACGATCGCGACGAAGGTGCTCACCGGCATGTACACCGCACGGCGCGCGGGCGTCGGCCTGCTCGGCCAGTGGCGTGCGGGCTTCGCGCTGACCCCGCGTGGCGAGTTCTCGATCGTGATCGCGGGACTCGCGGTCGGGGCTGGGGTGACGCCCGCGCTCGCGCCGCTGGCCACGGCCTACGTGCTCATCACGATCGTCGCGGGCACGTTCCTCGCGCGCCTGCCCGATGCGGCCTGGTTCCGTGCAGCGGTCAGGAGGCAGGCGGTGCGTCCGCCGGTGTAG
- a CDS encoding cation:proton antiporter regulatory subunit has translation MGIRIEKVDLPGIGVRHDLVTVGGRRISVVSHRDGERDLGVFDADDPDACRDSIPLNDDEAAALADVLGASVMLSRLTSLSDETAGLYTEQIALPTDSPYLNRTLGDTKARTRTHASIVAIVRDGAVIPSPTPTEPLRPGDVIVAVGTREGLDGVSRLLANGPG, from the coding sequence GTGGGAATTCGCATCGAGAAGGTCGACCTGCCGGGAATCGGCGTGCGTCACGACCTCGTGACCGTGGGCGGTCGACGCATCAGCGTCGTCTCGCACCGCGATGGTGAGCGCGACCTCGGCGTGTTCGACGCCGACGACCCCGACGCCTGTCGCGACAGCATTCCGCTGAACGACGACGAGGCGGCGGCGCTCGCCGACGTGCTCGGCGCCTCGGTGATGCTCAGCCGCCTGACGAGCCTGTCCGACGAGACGGCCGGGCTCTACACCGAGCAGATCGCGTTGCCCACCGACTCCCCGTACCTGAACCGCACCCTCGGCGACACGAAGGCGCGCACCCGCACGCACGCCTCGATCGTGGCGATCGTGCGCGACGGCGCGGTGATCCCGTCGCCCACGCCGACCGAGCCGTTGCGGCCCGGTGACGTGATCGTCGCGGTCGGCACGCGTGAGGGTCTCGACGGCGTCTCGCGTCTGCTCGCCAACGGTCCCGGCTGA
- a CDS encoding LLM class flavin-dependent oxidoreductase: MPRQYEFGLDTFGDVTAGPDGAPLPHAQVLRNVVDEAVLADRLGLDFFGIGEHHRHEFAVSAPDVVLAAIASRTERIHLGSAVTVLSSDDPVRVFQRFSTLDAVSNGRAEVILGRGSFIESFPLFGYDLSQYQELFEEKLQLFAALLTQEPVTWAGTLRPPLTDQLVYPPVEHGRLKTWVGVGGSPESVVRAANYGLPLVLAIIGGSPARFAPLADLYRRALEQFGHDPQPIAVHSPGLIAETDAAALDTLWPHYEVIINRIGRERGWGPATRAHFEAEASEHGALYAGSPETVAQKIAAAMRSIGATRFDLKYSNGTLPHEVMSESIERYATQVVPRVRELLAEQDDAEPDAAEPDAAEPDARAGSDASATPADAPPAS, encoded by the coding sequence ATGCCACGTCAGTACGAATTCGGACTCGACACGTTCGGCGACGTGACCGCCGGCCCCGACGGCGCCCCGCTTCCGCACGCGCAGGTGCTGCGCAACGTGGTCGACGAGGCCGTGCTCGCCGACCGGCTCGGCCTCGACTTCTTCGGCATCGGCGAGCACCACCGGCACGAGTTCGCCGTCTCCGCGCCCGACGTGGTGCTCGCCGCGATCGCGAGCCGCACCGAGCGCATCCACCTCGGTTCGGCGGTCACGGTGCTGAGCAGCGACGACCCCGTGCGCGTGTTCCAACGCTTCTCGACGCTCGATGCGGTGTCGAACGGCCGGGCCGAGGTGATTCTCGGCCGAGGTTCGTTCATCGAGTCGTTCCCGCTGTTCGGGTACGACCTGAGCCAGTACCAGGAACTCTTCGAAGAGAAGCTGCAGCTCTTCGCCGCGCTGCTCACGCAGGAGCCGGTGACCTGGGCCGGCACGCTGCGCCCCCCGCTGACCGACCAGCTCGTGTACCCGCCCGTCGAGCACGGGCGCCTGAAGACCTGGGTCGGCGTCGGCGGCAGCCCGGAGTCGGTCGTGCGTGCGGCGAACTACGGTCTTCCGCTCGTGCTCGCCATCATCGGGGGCAGCCCCGCGCGCTTCGCGCCGCTCGCCGACCTCTACCGGCGCGCGCTCGAGCAGTTCGGCCACGACCCGCAGCCGATCGCGGTGCACTCGCCCGGCCTCATCGCCGAGACCGACGCCGCCGCCCTCGACACCCTCTGGCCGCACTACGAGGTGATCATCAACCGCATCGGCCGCGAGCGCGGCTGGGGCCCCGCGACCCGCGCGCACTTCGAGGCCGAGGCGAGCGAGCACGGCGCGCTCTACGCGGGGTCGCCCGAGACCGTCGCGCAGAAGATCGCCGCGGCGATGCGCTCGATCGGCGCGACCCGGTTCGACCTCAAGTACTCGAACGGCACGCTGCCGCACGAGGTGATGAGCGAGAGCATCGAGCGCTACGCGACCCAGGTCGTGCCGCGCGTGCGCGAACTGCTCGCCGAGCAGGACGACGCCGAGCCCGATGCCGCCGAGCCCGATGCCGCCGAGCCCGATGCCCGCGCCGGCTCCGACGCATCCGCTACACCGGCGGACGCACCGCCTGCCTCCTGA
- a CDS encoding NADPH-dependent F420 reductase: MERPVIGIFGAGKVGTALARLLVASGHRVLIAGSPRQTALDLVVGVVAPGAEVATPDALVDAADVVIVAVPFGKAATVPWQRFGDKVVVDAMNYWPPIDGNLAEIDDDPRSTSEINAARNPAARVVKSLNHLGYHEMEDDSMPPGSSLRRALAVVGDDPDARAVVARIIDAIGFDPVDGGALAHGVELEPGHPIFGRELSCAELGALLTPSTQPAARAA, translated from the coding sequence ATGGAGCGACCCGTCATCGGGATCTTCGGCGCCGGCAAGGTCGGCACCGCGCTCGCACGGCTGCTCGTGGCATCCGGGCACCGCGTGCTCATCGCGGGCTCGCCGCGACAGACCGCCCTCGACCTGGTCGTCGGCGTCGTCGCCCCCGGCGCCGAGGTAGCGACCCCCGACGCGCTCGTCGACGCGGCCGACGTCGTCATCGTCGCCGTGCCGTTCGGCAAGGCGGCCACCGTGCCCTGGCAGCGATTCGGCGACAAGGTCGTCGTCGACGCCATGAACTACTGGCCGCCGATCGACGGCAATCTCGCCGAGATCGACGACGACCCGCGATCGACGAGCGAGATCAACGCCGCCCGCAACCCCGCCGCACGGGTCGTGAAGAGCCTCAACCACCTCGGCTACCACGAGATGGAAGACGACAGCATGCCGCCCGGCTCGTCGCTGCGGCGGGCGCTCGCCGTCGTCGGCGACGACCCCGACGCCCGCGCCGTGGTCGCCCGCATCATCGACGCGATCGGATTCGATCCCGTCGACGGCGGCGCCCTCGCGCACGGCGTCGAACTCGAGCCGGGGCATCCGATCTTCGGCCGTGAACTGAGCTGCGCCGAACTGGGCGCCCTGCTCACGCCGTCCACGCAGCCCGCCGCGCGCGCCGCCTGA